In Acidobacteriota bacterium, the following proteins share a genomic window:
- the folD gene encoding bifunctional methylenetetrahydrofolate dehydrogenase/methenyltetrahydrofolate cyclohydrolase FolD, with the protein MTAKLIKGTEIREEILKEIEQEVQDIKAKHGKVPGLVTILVGSNPASISYVTLKIQTAERLGFHEIQDNQPETISEADLLALIDKYNRDESIHGILVQLPLPKHIDEKKVINAIDPDKDVDGFHPVNVGRLMIGGSELKFPPCTPAGIQEMIVRAGIETKGAEVVVVGRSNIVGKPIANLMLQKGPGANSTVTIAHTATKDLAFHCKRADILIVAAGVPGLVKPEWIKPGACVIDVGVNRVGEKKSEKTGRMVAILRGDVDFDAAKEIAGFITPVPGGVGPMTITMLMKNTLKSLKYALGIA; encoded by the coding sequence ATGACAGCAAAGCTCATCAAGGGAACGGAGATCCGCGAGGAGATCCTGAAGGAAATCGAACAGGAGGTCCAGGACATCAAGGCGAAGCACGGCAAGGTCCCCGGCCTGGTCACCATACTCGTGGGAAGCAACCCGGCTTCGATCTCCTACGTCACCCTGAAGATCCAGACGGCGGAGAGGCTCGGCTTTCACGAGATCCAGGACAACCAGCCCGAGACCATTTCCGAAGCGGACCTGCTGGCCCTCATCGACAAATACAACAGGGACGAGTCGATCCACGGGATCCTGGTCCAGCTCCCCCTCCCCAAGCACATCGACGAGAAGAAGGTGATCAACGCCATCGACCCCGACAAGGACGTGGACGGATTCCATCCCGTGAACGTGGGGCGCCTCATGATCGGCGGCTCGGAGCTGAAGTTCCCCCCCTGCACCCCGGCCGGAATCCAGGAGATGATCGTACGCGCCGGCATCGAAACCAAGGGGGCGGAGGTCGTCGTGGTGGGACGTTCGAACATCGTCGGCAAGCCGATCGCCAACCTGATGCTGCAGAAGGGCCCCGGCGCCAATTCCACGGTGACCATCGCCCACACCGCGACCAAGGACCTGGCCTTCCACTGCAAACGGGCCGACATCCTGATCGTGGCCGCGGGCGTCCCCGGCCTGGTGAAGCCCGAATGGATCAAGCCGGGCGCGTGCGTCATCGACGTGGGCGTCAATCGCGTGGGCGAAAAGAAGAGTGAAAAGACGGGCAGGATGGTGGCCATCCTCAGGGGGGACGTGGACTTCGACGCCGCCAAGGAGATCGCGGGCTTCATCACGCCGGTCCCCGGCGGGGTCGGCCCCATGACCATCACCATGCTGATGAAGAACACCCTGAAATCGCTGAAGTACGCGCTGGGGATCGCCTGA
- the lsrF gene encoding 3-hydroxy-5-phosphonooxypentane-2,4-dione thiolase yields the protein MADMDGSIETKDFHPDIPSRNTPFFLKGSGALDWGMQSRLARIFSASSGRTVMLAIDHGYFQGPTTGLERVDVNIVPLLPYADALMLTRGILRTTIPPSFARGTVLRASGGPSILKELSNEQIAVDIEDALRLNTAAMAVQVFVGGEFETQSIHNMTRLVDLGNRHGVPVLGVTAVGKNMTRDARYFRLACRICAELGAHFVKTYYVPEGFETVTASCPVPVIMAGGKKLPETEALEMAYRAVSEGAAGVDMGRNIFQSEAPAAMIQAVRLVVHENAKPAEAFELFQDLKNRQA from the coding sequence GCAACACCCCCTTCTTCCTCAAGGGTTCGGGCGCGCTCGACTGGGGCATGCAGAGCCGCCTCGCCAGGATTTTCAGCGCCTCCTCGGGCAGAACCGTGATGCTGGCCATCGACCATGGGTATTTCCAGGGCCCGACGACGGGGCTGGAACGGGTGGACGTCAACATCGTCCCCCTGCTCCCTTACGCGGACGCGCTCATGCTGACCCGCGGCATCCTCCGCACGACCATCCCCCCCTCCTTCGCCCGGGGGACCGTGCTGCGGGCGAGCGGCGGCCCCAGCATCCTCAAGGAGCTGTCCAACGAACAGATCGCCGTGGACATCGAGGACGCGCTGCGGCTCAACACCGCGGCCATGGCGGTGCAGGTTTTTGTCGGCGGGGAATTCGAAACGCAGTCGATTCATAACATGACGCGCCTCGTGGACCTCGGCAACCGGCACGGCGTCCCTGTGCTCGGAGTCACCGCGGTCGGGAAAAACATGACGCGCGACGCCCGGTATTTCCGCCTCGCGTGCAGGATATGCGCGGAACTGGGGGCGCATTTCGTGAAGACCTATTACGTGCCGGAAGGCTTCGAGACCGTCACCGCGTCCTGCCCCGTCCCCGTCATCATGGCCGGAGGGAAGAAACTCCCCGAGACGGAGGCCCTCGAGATGGCGTACCGCGCCGTCAGCGAGGGGGCCGCCGGAGTCGACATGGGAAGGAACATCTTCCAGTCGGAGGCCCCCGCCGCCATGATCCAGGCGGTGAGGCTGGTGGTCCATGAGAATGCAAAGCCCGCGGAGGCTTTCGAACTGTTCCAGGACCTGAAAAACCGGCAGGCGTAG
- the ruvB gene encoding Holliday junction branch migration DNA helicase RuvB, with amino-acid sequence MTERTFTHALLNPTPVSDEKTYEQSLRPQTLAQYIGQQKVKDNIEISIQAALKRREALDHVLLYGPPGLGKTTLATIIAGEMNVNVRTTSGPVIEKRGDLAAILTNLQASDVLFIDEIHRLHPSIEEILYPAMEDFYIDIVIGEGPGARSIKMPLPRFTLVGATTRAGLLTAPLRGRFGIIHRLEFYTHADLCTIVEQSALTLGVPIDHDGALEIASRSRGTPRIANRLLRRVRDFAEVRSDGRITRPVAMQALEMMDVDTYGFDEIDRKLMLTILEKYNGGPVGVGSLSAAINEDEDAIEDIYEPYLIQIGFLDRTPRGRMATRKAYEHFQITLPGNQKNLF; translated from the coding sequence ATGACAGAACGCACCTTCACACACGCCCTGCTGAACCCGACCCCGGTTTCGGACGAGAAGACCTACGAGCAGAGCCTGCGCCCCCAGACCCTGGCCCAGTACATCGGCCAGCAGAAGGTCAAGGACAACATCGAGATCAGCATCCAGGCCGCGCTCAAGCGCCGGGAGGCGCTGGACCACGTCCTGCTCTACGGCCCCCCGGGACTGGGGAAAACCACCCTGGCGACCATCATCGCCGGGGAGATGAACGTCAACGTCCGCACGACCAGCGGCCCCGTCATCGAGAAGCGGGGAGACCTCGCCGCCATCCTCACCAACCTGCAGGCCAGCGACGTGCTCTTCATCGACGAGATCCACCGGCTGCACCCCTCCATCGAGGAGATCCTCTACCCGGCGATGGAGGACTTTTACATCGACATCGTGATCGGCGAGGGGCCGGGAGCCCGCAGCATCAAGATGCCGCTCCCCCGCTTCACCCTCGTGGGCGCCACCACGCGGGCGGGCCTGCTGACCGCTCCCCTGAGGGGGCGTTTCGGCATCATCCATCGCCTGGAGTTCTACACCCACGCGGACCTGTGCACCATCGTCGAGCAGTCGGCCCTGACGCTGGGGGTCCCGATCGATCATGACGGCGCGCTCGAAATCGCCTCGCGGAGCCGGGGGACCCCCCGCATCGCCAACCGCCTCCTCCGTCGCGTGCGGGATTTCGCCGAGGTACGGAGCGACGGCCGGATCACCCGCCCCGTGGCCATGCAGGCGCTGGAGATGATGGACGTCGACACCTACGGCTTCGATGAAATCGACCGCAAGCTGATGCTGACGATCCTGGAAAAATACAACGGCGGGCCGGTGGGGGTGGGATCGCTTTCCGCCGCCATCAACGAGGACGAGGACGCCATAGAGGACATCTACGAACCGTACCTCATCCAGATCGGCTTTCTCGACCGCACCCCCCGGGGGCGGATGGCGACCCGGAAGGCCTACGAGCATTTTCAGATCACGCTGCCCGGGAACCAGAAGAACCTCTTCTAG
- the ruvA gene encoding Holliday junction branch migration protein RuvA, whose product MIGQLRGKLLAKSPNLLLVDVGGVGYEVIIPLTSFYELPEEGNEITLKIHTHVREDALLLFGFRSRSEKSLFLKLISTSGIGPKLAITILSGARVEELAAAVAEGNVPRLTSIPGVGRKTAERMILELRSQMTPFLLPEHAEAARQGTPGGALEEDVVSALTNLGYPRAAAEKALSLTLREPECGRTFEEILRNTLRRLAG is encoded by the coding sequence ATGATCGGTCAATTGAGAGGAAAGCTGCTGGCCAAGAGCCCGAACCTTCTGCTGGTCGACGTGGGGGGGGTGGGCTACGAAGTGATCATCCCCCTGACCAGCTTCTACGAACTCCCGGAAGAGGGGAACGAGATCACGCTCAAGATCCACACCCACGTGCGGGAAGACGCGCTCCTCCTTTTCGGTTTCCGGTCGCGGAGCGAGAAGAGCCTTTTCCTGAAGCTGATCTCGACGAGCGGCATCGGCCCCAAGCTCGCGATCACGATCCTTTCCGGGGCGCGGGTGGAAGAGCTGGCCGCGGCGGTGGCTGAGGGGAACGTCCCCCGCCTCACCTCCATCCCGGGCGTGGGGCGTAAGACGGCGGAGAGGATGATCCTCGAGCTCCGGAGCCAGATGACGCCGTTCCTCCTGCCCGAGCACGCGGAAGCGGCCCGGCAGGGAACGCCCGGCGGGGCCCTGGAAGAGGATGTCGTTTCGGCGCTGACCAACCTGGGCTACCCCCGGGCGGCGGCGGAGAAGGCCCTGTCCCTGACGCTGCGCGAGCCCGAATGCGGGCGGACGTTCGAGGAAATTCTGCGCAACACGCTCCGGCGGCTGGCCGGTTGA
- a CDS encoding bifunctional aldolase/short-chain dehydrogenase, whose product MINRWSDDRAAQFIEQYRKKYGEDLAVGLYVASLIGAETRLVLHGGGNSSVKTVRTNLLGETVRTLFVKASGYDMASIEPDGYTGLELDYVGKLRSLEKLSDEDMVNAFRTHCLDARAATPSIETLVHVFVPGKFVDHTHPDSILALTNQVEGEKHLRAALGEGVSILPYAHPGFPLARAVAAELERNPGARAMVLMRHGLLTWGETARESYDTTIALASRAEQYVEQHARKPVITAAATPLPLALQRLAAAAPVIRGLLARPTGNPDRPWDRVIVRPLINRKILDLVDSGYAREFAATPPLTADHLIRTKPSYLWVENPPFEDPAAFGEKVAQGIRDYAAAYDAYVDRFSRSRPEGIEAADSLPRVILIPGLGAIAAEGSAAAADIARDIAEHTLEVKAQIAAMGDYRGMEERDIFEMEFRAIQRRKLHARPSPPLAGHVALITGAAGAIGAGITQELLEQGCHVAVTDLDGDPLHQFTEEMRSLYGPRVLGIALDVTDSQSVADAFGSVIGAWGGIDLVVLNAGIAHVAPIEDMDLETFRKTERINIEGTLLMLAESARLFRRQNTGGDIVMVSTKNVFAPGANFGAYSATKAAGHQLARIASQELAPMDVRVNMVAPDAVFSHGARKSGLWLEVGPERMSARGLSAEGLEEYYRNRNLLKAKITARHVGRAVLFFATRQTPTTGCTLPVDGGLPDATPR is encoded by the coding sequence ATGATCAACCGCTGGTCGGACGACAGGGCCGCTCAATTCATCGAACAATACCGCAAGAAATACGGCGAGGACCTGGCCGTCGGCCTCTACGTGGCCTCCCTGATCGGAGCCGAGACCCGATTGGTGCTGCACGGCGGGGGCAACTCCTCCGTGAAAACGGTCCGGACCAACCTCCTGGGCGAAACCGTCCGGACTTTGTTCGTCAAGGCCTCCGGTTACGACATGGCATCCATCGAACCGGACGGATACACGGGACTGGAACTGGACTACGTGGGAAAACTCCGGTCCCTGGAAAAGCTGTCCGACGAGGACATGGTCAACGCCTTCCGCACCCATTGCCTCGACGCCCGGGCGGCCACGCCGTCCATCGAGACCCTCGTCCACGTTTTCGTCCCGGGTAAATTCGTCGACCACACCCACCCCGATTCCATCCTGGCGCTCACGAACCAGGTGGAGGGGGAAAAGCATCTGCGCGCCGCCCTGGGCGAAGGCGTTTCGATCCTCCCGTACGCCCATCCCGGGTTCCCCCTGGCCAGGGCCGTGGCCGCCGAACTCGAACGGAACCCGGGGGCGAGGGCGATGGTCCTGATGCGGCACGGGCTTCTCACCTGGGGGGAGACCGCCAGGGAATCGTACGACACCACCATCGCCCTGGCCTCCCGGGCGGAGCAGTACGTGGAGCAGCACGCCCGGAAACCGGTGATCACCGCGGCCGCCACTCCCCTCCCCCTGGCCCTTCAGCGGCTGGCCGCGGCGGCCCCCGTGATCCGGGGCCTGCTGGCCCGGCCCACCGGGAATCCCGACCGCCCCTGGGACCGCGTCATCGTGCGTCCGCTGATCAACAGGAAGATCCTGGATCTCGTCGATTCGGGATACGCGCGGGAGTTCGCCGCAACGCCCCCCCTGACGGCCGACCACCTCATCCGGACCAAGCCCTCCTACCTCTGGGTCGAGAATCCCCCGTTCGAGGACCCCGCGGCGTTCGGCGAAAAGGTGGCGCAGGGGATCCGCGATTACGCCGCCGCCTACGACGCCTATGTCGACAGGTTCTCGCGCAGCCGCCCGGAAGGGATCGAGGCGGCCGATTCCCTGCCCCGGGTGATCCTCATCCCCGGCCTCGGGGCGATCGCCGCGGAAGGGAGCGCGGCCGCCGCCGACATCGCCAGGGACATCGCCGAGCACACGCTGGAGGTCAAGGCCCAGATCGCGGCGATGGGCGATTACCGGGGGATGGAGGAAAGGGATATCTTCGAAATGGAATTCCGGGCGATCCAGCGCCGGAAGCTCCACGCGCGCCCTTCGCCGCCGCTGGCCGGGCACGTGGCGCTGATCACCGGCGCCGCGGGCGCCATCGGCGCCGGCATCACCCAGGAACTGCTGGAACAGGGATGCCATGTCGCCGTCACCGACCTGGACGGCGACCCGCTGCACCAGTTCACCGAGGAGATGCGCTCGCTGTACGGGCCGCGCGTCCTGGGGATCGCGCTCGACGTCACCGACTCGCAATCGGTCGCGGACGCCTTCGGCTCCGTGATCGGCGCGTGGGGCGGCATCGACCTCGTGGTTCTCAACGCGGGCATCGCCCATGTCGCCCCTATCGAGGACATGGACCTCGAGACCTTCAGGAAAACCGAAAGAATCAACATCGAGGGGACCCTCCTCATGCTGGCCGAATCGGCGCGCCTGTTCAGGAGGCAGAACACCGGGGGGGACATCGTCATGGTCTCGACCAAGAACGTCTTCGCCCCGGGGGCCAACTTCGGCGCCTACAGCGCGACCAAGGCCGCCGGGCACCAGCTGGCCCGCATCGCGAGCCAGGAACTGGCGCCGATGGACGTGCGCGTGAACATGGTCGCGCCCGACGCGGTGTTTTCCCACGGCGCCCGGAAATCGGGGTTGTGGCTGGAGGTCGGCCCCGAAAGGATGAGCGCCCGCGGACTGAGCGCGGAAGGCCTGGAGGAATATTACCGGAACCGGAACCTGCTCAAGGCGAAGATCACGGCGCGGCACGTGGGCAGGGCCGTCCTTTTCTTCGCCACGCGCCAGACCCCCACGACCGGCTGCACCCTTCCGGTCGACGGCGGGCTTCCGGACGCCACGCCAAGATAG